The genomic stretch GAGTAGTTCTGGGGCCTAAAGGTTACTTTGGCGGGTTTGTACATGATTTGAATTTGAACTTCCATTGTCCTAAAGCCGACGATGTTTTTGAGCAGCGAAACTCACAAGACATGATTCTATTACTACCTCGGCGAAAACCGAAAACATTAGCTCTTCGATGCCGCAATTTATAAGCAGGGGAAGCTATGTATGACACCACAAaaggggaaggagaaaaaaagaaagatgaagagaaAAGTTCTTCCACTCTGCTGAGTTCTCATGACAGGGGAAGCTGTGTGTATGTATTAAGACGAAAAGAACTCAAGAAATGAAGCTTAGCAATTCGCTCCCCAGTCATATGGCTGGTATGTCACCTTCAATTGATTGCTCGAAAGCATCTCCAGCAGGGCCTCGGAGTCCTGCGAGGCTAGATAGTTTGATGCATGCTTAAGCACTTCCACCTCGTTTTTCCCGAAATCTACACGGAACCTGTCGTCACACGATCAGTTACGAAAATGTCATGAGCTTCTTCAACTAGGAAAATAGAAAGAGATGTCGGACAAAGCAAAACTTCACACGCTTTATATATGTCGTGACAAGAAAACAAAGGCACTGCACAATAAATTGTTTAAAAGTGTCTCCGGCTTTGAGTTGCGAAAGATTCGTCAAGTTCATCGACACGAGGGCACGCAAGAAAATACAGAATGACATGCTGTAGCCAATCCATCAACATGGAAATATGGGCCAATTTAAAGCCCGTGCTGCATTTGAAGGCATCTACAATAACTTACCACTTTAGGATCTTGCTGACAGAGGCAACCTTGGTATTCGGATCGTAATAAAATCCCCCACTTCTTAAGAAAAGGCAAGCTGCCTCCGTCAACTCTTTGTCAATATTCCCAGGTGAATAGCATTGAAGAGCTGGTCCAGACCGAGTGCCACATACAAGTGCAAAGTGAATAAGAGGCTCTGGATATGGAAGAGCCACCTATTTccaaatgaatgaaaatttcTTCAGGGGAGTAGAATACAACTTTCCTCCACAAAAAATAAGATGTTGAGAGAGAAAATGCACCCTAATATATGAAGCATCCAAGACTGGTAAGTCTGGAGTCTCTTGTCATTCTTGCAACACGACGATATGCGTTAAACAAACCACTCTCCCCAGTCAATGActggaaaagaaaatacttaCACATATATGTATCGAACCGTATAgtagaaaaacagaaaaagacatAAAACAACCCAAGTCAATCTATGGTAAAAATCTAAAGAGTTAGCTCCTCTATTTTTCTGCTTACATAGAGCACCATGCTAGGAGAAAAAAGACTTCATGTGGCAACTTTACAACTTTTGGGCTAtaggaagaggaaaaggaaacaaaaaccTGAAACTAAGCGAGTTTCTGTACTTGACATAATGTCCAGCATATAGTCCTGTTAAGATGCAGATATGTTTGCAATCTCGTTCTTATATTTTGGACAAGAAAGAGCTAAAGAATGGCTGACACACAAGCAGAAAACTTATTCCAGTTTATCATAATACTCTACTCGACAAATAGGCAAAGCAGATTGGGGAAACAAAAAAGGTAAATAACAATAGTATCAGCACCCTACCTTGGATCGTTTATCTTTGGCACCAAACGGTTTCATGAGGTTGTAAGGCGGTCGCTGATTGCCCCGAAGAATACCATTTTGGATGGCAGAAAGTGAATAGGTGCATCCACCAACAACATACTTGAAATCTCCAAATAACTTCTTACGTTCCAGTGCTCCAGCCGGATGACCCCACACCAGTATAGCATGGATTGCCATCATGTTGTAGAGGTTAATAAAAAAGGCAAGCTTCTCCTCCCTAGGCATGCCCTGCAATTCTACCCTTTGGAGTTCCTCTACAGTTCTCAAATACCTAAATGAATAAGACCTTACTGAATACTTGTGCATACAACAGATAGAGTTCAAAGAATCGACATCATCAACCTATTGAAAGAAAGCTCACCTTGCAAACTCCTCACTTCCATGAATACTTCTATAGTCCACATGCTTTCCATCTTCTGAGGTGTAAGCATCAAAGATTGCATAGGATAGAAATCTCAATCGCGATGCTATTTCAATTATGGGCTTTGGCTTCACATCTATAATACCTCTAGGAATGTTGTAACACTGTGTTGATACAATCGGGTCGTGGTCCAGAAATCGATACAAGTGATTACCGTCCTCAAATTCATTCTCACTAGAATCACAAAGGGCATtaagaaaagtcaactatatATTTAATGCATGGAACGAGATGATTGTAACATAGcaagagaacaagaaaatacTCACTCAAGAACATGATAAAAGAAGAGTTTGCTGGCGAGCTTTCTACCAAATTGAATAGCCTGGCCCATGAGGAAAAAGGATTATTAGTGCAACTGAACACAAATAATCAAGCCAAATTACATGATATGGACACATTaaccaataacaaaaaaagattttacaAACTGACCTCTTCCCTTTCCAGGTATTGGTCCTCTGATATGAAATTTACAGCTTCTGAACCAAGAAAACAGCTAGTGAACCTGCGCATTTTACTGAATCGATCCTTGACAGGAACTGATTCTTTCATCTTCCGAACAACAATGGCCAGCTCATCAATAGCCCCACTATTAGACGCGTCGTCTTCGCCAGAAAGAGGCGGTAAAGGAGCTTCAGGCGATGGTGCCTCAGCAATTAGATAATCTATCTTGTCCTTGAGCTTGCCAGTCTCATCCAAGTTTTTCATCTCACTCAAACCTCCAATAAGTATCTCATTGAATAAGACCTTTGGAACAGCTGAAGAACCACTAATCTTTTCCAGCTCCAGCTTTCTACTTGGATAAACGTCGACATTAATTTCAACATACCTAAGCCGCTTTCTGTACAAGAACAGCCTAGCCTCTTTGCATTCCTGGCAACCTAGTCTTGTATAAAGAATGATTCTTCCTTTTGCTACGATAGGTTGCAGCAAGTCATTTACAACCTCCTGCTGCTCAGCTTTGTTTTCTTCATCAGCATCTCTAGTAAACTTGAAATAGCTAAGAGGGTTCCATGTGGATTTTTCTGATGCTTTTTGAGAAGCTTCTTCAGCTTTAACTTCTTGGCAGGACTCTCCATCCTCTTTATTTTCCTGAGTAGCGACTTCCTCATCATCACCTTTTTTTCCAGAAAGGCGACGCAAGACGGTGGAGACTGCATCTGCACTCTTGTCCATGACAAAGTTCTTAATGGCAGCTGCCTTCTCAGGCCAATTGCTTCCCTGAGTTTCTGGATCAAGATCCAAAGAGCGGAGAGATGTAGACCTAATACTTTCCATTCCTGGAACTTCCGTTCCATCAAAAACGGGCTCAGCTTCCTTTTCCTCGCTGATATTGTCAGTTTCCTTCATAGATTGGCTTACTTCTTCCTTAGCCCTGTGCTCCAAGTTCCCATCGTCACTTTTTTCATCACCAGCATCATATTGTTTATGGGTATTATCTGATTTTTCCGCTTGAGCTTTAGATTCTGCATCTATTTGCCCATTCAACTTGTCAGACAAGTCTTTTCCACTGTCATTTTCTGGCTTGGCACTGGTCTTGACATCATTCAGAGCTTCTACGTTTTTTGATGGTTCATCTTGATCATCTTGCTTTGCACTGGCCTTGACATCATTCGGAGCTTCTATGCTTTCAGATGGTTCATCTTGAACCGTCTTGTCAACATTATCAACTCCACCTTCTTCTACCTTCTCGGTTTCTGAGGAGCTATTTTCTTCCCTATTAGTGTCTTCTTTGTGCATGACTTCTTCAGACAAGTCTTTTCCGCTGTCATTTTCTGGCTTGGCACAGGTCTTGACATCACTCAGAGCTTCTAGGTTTTTTGACGGTTCATCTTGGTCATCTTGCTTTGCACTGGCCTTGACATCATTCGGAGATTCTATGTTTTCTGATGGTTCATCTTGAACCGTCTTGTCAACGTTATCAACTCCACCTTGCTCTACCTTCTCAGTTTCTGAGGAGCTATTTTCTTCCCTATTAGTGTCTTCCTTGTGCATGACTGCTTCGTCCTCTAATCTTTTATCTTGATCATTATTACTGGGAGCACCAGTTGCATTTTCCCTTACCTTCTCAGCTTGTGGAGAGTTAGCATCTTGACTAGAATGTTCCTTGTCCATGACCCAGCACGATCAAACTAACTGAATAGTAACTAATTCAAACCAAGTTTTCAGAATTTCATTTTCCTGCACCATATAATCAATATAAAAAGTCTAATTCAAACACAAGCCTAATATTTTGAATGAAGGTTTCCTGCAGAAACTAGTGAAAGTGCATTTACTTATGACTATAAAGGACGAGGTTATGTAGCCAGCCAGTAAAACCAAAGCAGCTTTATCACCAAGTAGAAGGCAATGCATGTTAAAGAATTACATAGTCCACATCCAGATAGACGATAAACTGATAAAAAAAGCAAGGTGCTTTTTAAGGCTCCAAGGACATTGAGGGACATTAAGCCATGATTCCACGAGCTTGAGAAATAAgtaagaatgaacaaaaaattccATCCTATTTCTGCATTGGCATAGCAGACAACAAACCTAATAAAAAACCGTGCGCCAACTTTAAAATCATACCAAATCCACAGTTAACGTAAGAGGAACACGTAGTTGGGCCTTACCAAAGTGACCATCGGAAACATTACTTTTGAAGAGCAGGTACCGTTGTTAAAGGGTCATAATCAACAAACCCTTTTACATCAACAAGCACGCTTCTAAGATTAACAACAGCCTGAACAAAGAACTAACCTAAGCAGAGGAAGTTATCAAGAATTCAACTCGGTCTATCTGCAGATTCAATCCTCCATATAAAGAACTAAAACCTCAACAAAAGGCCTGTACAAACCATTAAATCTCCATTCTCGTCTCATCCATGTCAGGAAAAGCGGTAAGGTCAAAATCCGGCACCACTATCTGccaaaatttgcaaatcatcTCTGATTCATTAAACTAAGGCGAACGCAAATATCCCCAAAATCGTCTTCCTCAACTTCCAAACAAACAGCACGATCGAAATGGAAATACCCAATGAGTAAAAAAAAGCCCAAAGCAGACAGCAATCACACGGTAAGCAAGTCCAGTCGCAACGGGTGCATATCCAAAGAGCAACAGAGAAACAGCACTCTCGTGGCTTAAATCAGAACAACAGCACGAAATAACCCAAGGGATTCATCAACCATTTGCGAGCAAATGGGGATGGAAGAAATCTTACCGATCCGAGAGAAGAAGATCGACGCTTCAGATTGAAGAGGGTCGTGAAGAAAAACAggggaaggtgaagaagattcaaaggaggaggaggaggaggaaacgggagaGAAGGGGTTTGAAAATGGGGAGAAACGGTGGACTTTTCTTGGTTCTTGGGGGAGTTGCACCAAATAAAACTGAAAATGGGGGAACAAAAAGGATCGAAATTCGAGAACTTGAAAACCATAGAAATGGAGGGAGGAGAGGATGAGCGAGCGTGAGAAGCGGGAACAACTCCGTGGGCTTTAAAGACACACTCTTGTTTTTTATCCCTTGTTGTTTTCCCTTTCCGGAcgtcattttccttttgcctATCTTTGGATTCAGAACCTTCGGAAGTACTTGAAAAGGCCGAAGACGATCGGATCTCGGTCCTTGGATCGACGGCTGTTCAAAGTATCCTGCTCGCTTGCGCGAATAGGAGAACCGGCCCGGTTGGCTCGGCCGAACGTAAACTTTTTCGGGCCAGATCGGAGGCCGGTTGAGTTTTGGATAAGTACGGGTCGCGAGCTTTAAACCCGAAAAGCCCAAGGAGCCCGATTCGGCTATGTCAAAACATTCGATGGCTAGACACCCAAATTTTTGCACGCGGGACAGATCCCACCATTTGTTAGCAGCTCATTGTACGGGCGTTGATAAAATGTCGGACGGGTCACGGAACGTTGCATATTAGGGGGCGCCAACATGTATGGTAGAGGACATTAGCcgccccccccccaaaaaaaatgacatcattgtgaagtttgatTCCACAATTTTTTCGATTTCCGGTAAAAAATGAGCggaaagactatattgaaatttagcgtaaagatttaggattaagttgacaaattgaaaaatttaaga from Rhodamnia argentea isolate NSW1041297 chromosome 2, ASM2092103v1, whole genome shotgun sequence encodes the following:
- the LOC115751472 gene encoding uncharacterized protein LOC115751472 isoform X1; translated protein: MDKEHSSQDANSPQAEKVRENATGAPSNNDQDKRLEDEAVMHKEDTNREENSSSETEKVEQGGVDNVDKTVQDEPSENIESPNDVKASAKQDDQDEPSKNLEALSDVKTCAKPENDSGKDLSEEVMHKEDTNREENSSSETEKVEEGGVDNVDKTVQDEPSESIEAPNDVKASAKQDDQDEPSKNVEALNDVKTSAKPENDSGKDLSDKLNGQIDAESKAQAEKSDNTHKQYDAGDEKSDDGNLEHRAKEEVSQSMKETDNISEEKEAEPVFDGTEVPGMESIRSTSLRSLDLDPETQGSNWPEKAAAIKNFVMDKSADAVSTVLRRLSGKKGDDEEVATQENKEDGESCQEVKAEEASQKASEKSTWNPLSYFKFTRDADEENKAEQQEVVNDLLQPIVAKGRIILYTRLGCQECKEARLFLYRKRLRYVEINVDVYPSRKLELEKISGSSAVPKVLFNEILIGGLSEMKNLDETGKLKDKIDYLIAEAPSPEAPLPPLSGEDDASNSGAIDELAIVVRKMKESVPVKDRFSKMRRFTSCFLGSEAVNFISEDQYLEREEAIQFGRKLASKLFFYHVLDENEFEDGNHLYRFLDHDPIVSTQCYNIPRGIIDVKPKPIIEIASRLRFLSYAIFDAYTSEDGKHVDYRSIHGSEEFARYLRTVEELQRVELQGMPREEKLAFFINLYNMMAIHAILVWGHPAGALERKKLFGDFKYVVGGCTYSLSAIQNGILRGNQRPPYNLMKPFGAKDKRSKVALPYPEPLIHFALVCGTRSGPALQCYSPGNIDKELTEAACLFLRSGGFYYDPNTKVASVSKILKWFRVDFGKNEVEVLKHASNYLASQDSEALLEMLSSNQLKVTYQPYDWGANC
- the LOC115751472 gene encoding uncharacterized protein LOC115751472 isoform X2, with the translated sequence MDKEHSSQDANSPQAEKVRENATGAPSNNDQDKRLEDEAVMHKEDTNREENSSSETEKVEQGGVDNVDKTVQDEPSESIEAPNDVKASAKQDDQDEPSKNVEALNDVKTSAKPENDSGKDLSDKLNGQIDAESKAQAEKSDNTHKQYDAGDEKSDDGNLEHRAKEEVSQSMKETDNISEEKEAEPVFDGTEVPGMESIRSTSLRSLDLDPETQGSNWPEKAAAIKNFVMDKSADAVSTVLRRLSGKKGDDEEVATQENKEDGESCQEVKAEEASQKASEKSTWNPLSYFKFTRDADEENKAEQQEVVNDLLQPIVAKGRIILYTRLGCQECKEARLFLYRKRLRYVEINVDVYPSRKLELEKISGSSAVPKVLFNEILIGGLSEMKNLDETGKLKDKIDYLIAEAPSPEAPLPPLSGEDDASNSGAIDELAIVVRKMKESVPVKDRFSKMRRFTSCFLGSEAVNFISEDQYLEREEAIQFGRKLASKLFFYHVLDENEFEDGNHLYRFLDHDPIVSTQCYNIPRGIIDVKPKPIIEIASRLRFLSYAIFDAYTSEDGKHVDYRSIHGSEEFARYLRTVEELQRVELQGMPREEKLAFFINLYNMMAIHAILVWGHPAGALERKKLFGDFKYVVGGCTYSLSAIQNGILRGNQRPPYNLMKPFGAKDKRSKVALPYPEPLIHFALVCGTRSGPALQCYSPGNIDKELTEAACLFLRSGGFYYDPNTKVASVSKILKWFRVDFGKNEVEVLKHASNYLASQDSEALLEMLSSNQLKVTYQPYDWGANC